The Desulfomicrobium macestii nucleotide sequence GTGAGGTGCTGAACGACTACACCGTGCGCATCATCCTGCGCACCGGACAGCCGGGCAAGGCTCCGGCGGCGAAAGTCATCCTTGAGTACGATATCGACGACTACAAGGAAAAAACGGAGCTGACCCTGGAGAAGATGCTGGTGACGCTCATCTCGGCCCTGCGCAGCTACAACTTCATCACCACCATCGAGAACAACCGCAATGGCCTGCGGCGCATCATCGAGGCCTCTTCGGACATCTTCGAACGCCAGTCCCTGCAGAAACTCGGCTGCGGAGTCTTGAGCCAGCTCACCTCCATCCTGCAACTCAAGAATGACGCAGTGTTCACGCAGGCCTCCGGGCTGACCGCTTCGGGGATAAAGGGCGAGTCCGTGGTTCTGGCCGCCACCGGGGAGTTCAGTAAATATCTGGAAAAACCCATCGACCAGATTCAGAGCGAAACCGTGCATAGGGCCCTCGACCGGGCCAGGACCCAGCCCCATGGTTTCTATTGCGAAGAGGACAAGTGCGCCTGGTACTTCAAGAGCAAGACGGGCTCGGACAACTTTCTGTATTTTGAAATTTCAAAGGATCTGGACGAGAACGACCATGATCTGCTCGAACTCTTTTTTACCAATGTTTCCCTGGCTTTCGACAACCTGTATCTGAACAAAGGCATCGAGGACACGCAAAAGGAAGTCATCTTCCACATGGCCGAGACCATGGAGTGCCGCTCGGCCGAGACTGGCAGCCATGTCCGGCGCGTTTCGGAGTATGTGCGCCTGATGGCCCTGAAATACGGGCTTGGCGAAGAGCAGGCGGAAATGCTCAAGCTGGCATCGACAGCCCATGATCTGGGCAAGATAGGCATCCCCGATTCCATCCTGAACAAGCCCGGGCCGCTCACCCCGGAGGAATACGACGTCATCAAGAGCCATGTGCAGCGCGGGTACGACCTGCTCGTGAACTCGACAAGCCCCATCATCCAGACAGCGGCGCGGATCATCCTGCTGCATCACGAGCGCTGGGACGGGAAGGGCTATCCGCAGGGGCTCGTGGGCGAGGAGACGCACATTCACGGTCGTATCGTGGCCGTGGCCGACGTGTTCGACGCCCTGTCCAACAGGCGCGTCTACCACCAGGCCTGGGACTGGGACAAGGTTTTCGCATATTTTCTGGAAGAGAGCGGCAAGCATTTTGACCCGTGCCTGGTCGATATCCTCCTGGAGAACAAGGAGGAGTTCATGGCCATCTGGGAAGAATACCACGACGAGTGCGGGGTCTGCCTGGGAAGCCGGGAAGCGCTCCCGGCGGATTCCGACCGCTCCGACCGCTCCGCCCGCTCCGAATGAAGCGAGAACTTCTTGAATTGCCTGCCGTTTCATCGTCTCCGAACCGCCTGCCCCTGCGGCTTCCCGGTTTGACGACTCGCTGGCGGCCGAGCGCGTGAAACGACGAGACGCCGGTAGTTAAACAGGTTGGTTTGCACCGCGTATGACAAAATTCAACGTGCGGGTCGCATCGGAAATAGTCGAACGAGTTGCCGTGCATATTGCGCAGATGTAACTTGATGCAAAGGCATGTCTTTATCCAGGCTGTTGAACGATACAACACTAGCCCGTCGGCGAATATCCTCGCTCTTTCATATCAATACTAAATGATCTTGGTACCGCAGTCAGATAAAATAATGATTGCTACCCATGTCTTACAATCATTCCCTCCTTGCTCAAATCAATATTTGTTGCTAACCGACGCATTTGCTGCAATCCGGAGGCCGGGAATGATCATCAAGAGTCGAGATCCAAAGGACAGGGATATTGCCGAACTCGATGCGTTGCTGAAGCAGGCCGACGCTCAAGGCAAGCGCTTTCTCATCGAACGCGAGCTCAGGGCCATGAAGGCCGGAATAGCGGGGGAGGAGGACTGCGCCTATTACATCAATTTTTATTTCGGCAAATCCGATAACTGGTGCGTGATCCACGACCTGCG carries:
- a CDS encoding DUF3369 domain-containing protein → MTGNDEILFKDETLPLAPAQAAGDDGWKILIVDDEADVHSVTTYMLAGQEYRGRKFNFLHAYSAEEAKIVLAEHPDVAVILLDVVMETDDSGLLLVKYIREVLNDYTVRIILRTGQPGKAPAAKVILEYDIDDYKEKTELTLEKMLVTLISALRSYNFITTIENNRNGLRRIIEASSDIFERQSLQKLGCGVLSQLTSILQLKNDAVFTQASGLTASGIKGESVVLAATGEFSKYLEKPIDQIQSETVHRALDRARTQPHGFYCEEDKCAWYFKSKTGSDNFLYFEISKDLDENDHDLLELFFTNVSLAFDNLYLNKGIEDTQKEVIFHMAETMECRSAETGSHVRRVSEYVRLMALKYGLGEEQAEMLKLASTAHDLGKIGIPDSILNKPGPLTPEEYDVIKSHVQRGYDLLVNSTSPIIQTAARIILLHHERWDGKGYPQGLVGEETHIHGRIVAVADVFDALSNRRVYHQAWDWDKVFAYFLEESGKHFDPCLVDILLENKEEFMAIWEEYHDECGVCLGSREALPADSDRSDRSARSE